In Nitrosomonas ureae, the sequence AAAGGGAAGGCAAGTTGCTTTTCGGCGCTTCATAGCTTTTTTCGGCTAGTGATTGAGCCTGTTTTGCGACATCATCGATGGTAAAGGCCCAAGCCGACGAGGCATGCAGGGCCAACATCACTACCGCGCCCAACCAACACATTTTCATCATTTGTGGTTTATGTTTCATCAGTTCATCCTCTTTATGTACTTGTACTTATATCGATCCGGTCCATTCTAATGAAAACTCAGGCAGGCCAGCAACAGAATTCCCTCTTTGTTCAACGCGTTGCACATGGATTAAGCAAGTGAAAATACCCCGTTTTCACTTTGCGTGATTATCAGGTTAAATTCAATCCAAAAATTTTACTTATTAATAGTTCTGTACTGCCTTGCTTGCCAGCATTGCCGAGGTGGAACTTGGTCAGCTTGGCGTTCTCGAAGGTGAAGGTGCTTCTTCACGCTAATATTTTACAATTTGATGCGTATGGTGATGATCTTTGACGGGCAGTTGAGCACGGCATAAGAGTCAATTCATGCATCCTGCAGAACCTTGTCCAGATGTTCCTTAGAGTGTTTGCGTTATCTGATAAATCGATGACATCCTGCGCCATCAGCGTCAAGGTGTTGTCGCCATTACCATACAAGGCGATGGCCTCAATTCCGTGAATTTTGTCGATCACACCCGATAGATCCAAATTAAAGTTGCTTCCGGTCAATCCTAAAGTATCGGTACCTGTACCACCGTCGACAAGCTCGAAATCACCACTCGATATGCGAATGTAATCGTTACCGGCACCACCATCAAACGAATCTGCACCGCCTCGACCGATCATCCGGCCATTGCCTGCCTCGCCACTGAAGCACTCTGGAGCTTTGGTGCCAATAAAATTATCATCTCCAGACGTACCTTGAAAATATACTTTATCGACTTAGCTGCTGCGCGGCCAAAGATCACATAACTGGAGCCCCAACTATTACCATTCGGGTCGGTGCCAGGAACTCCCGCAATCACATCATCAAACTCATTTCCATTGATGTTTCCCGCTCTGTTGACCGAGAAGCTCGAGTAACTCCCTCCTAACACACCATCTAAACGAAAACCGTTATTACCAATTGAGACTGGATATATCTGTTGCAGCATTTAAACCTGAAGCTTTGCCAAACACTGCATAGCTGGAACCGGAAACAAGAATATCGAATACGAGGTCCGCAATCTGCGTGGGAAAACCAAGGATTCTTACGGACTCCAGTGTTGCCGCATCTTTTTCACTCCGGACATCATTTATCAACAGTAAAAACTATGGGGAAATTATCTGTGGATGTTTTGCGCTGCGGAGGGGAATTACACATCCAGGCTTCTTGATACAGCAATATATCGATTATAAGTATCTATTTATTTCAATTTCTCATCACATCCCTTTTGAGAATTAATCCGGCAGCATAAGTTTCACAAATAGAAAAATAAACCTTTTTCACGTATAATCCTTTCTTCAATAACCAAGGCATCTAAACGAGTCAGTCCTGGTTCTGTTTTCCAGATTTTGTCAGTTTCCAAGGAGTTTTTCTGTGTCACAACGACCGCATGCCATCCTAGCGCTCGCCGATGGAACAATTTTTCGTGGCGTGTCTATTGGCATTGACGGCATCAAAGCAGGCGAGGTGGCGTTTAATACCGCCATAACCGGTTATCAGGAAATATTGACTGATCCGTCTTATTGTCAGCAAATTATCACCTTAACATATCCACACATCGGCAATACCGGGATCAATCCAGAAGATTTCGAATCCGGCAATGTCAACAAGGTTCATGCGGCAGGTTTGGTGATTCGCGATCTTCCGTTGATGGCAAGCAGTTTTCGCAAAACCCATAATTTATCCGAGTTTCTTCATGAACAAGGGGTCGTTGCCATTGCTGAAATTGATACCCGCAAGCTGACGCGCATCTTGCGCGAAAAAGGCGCACAATCAGGCTGCATCATGACGGGAGAGATAGATGAGGAAAAAGCATTACAAACTGCAAGAGAGTTTCCCGGATTGTCCGGCATGGATCTCGCCAAAGTGGTCAGTTGCCATCAATCGTATACCTGGACAGAAGGTGAATGGTCGTTAGAATCCGGTTTTCAGACTCCGGAAAATTTCCAGTTTCACGTTGCAGCTTTTGATTTTGGTATCAAGCGCACGATTTTGCGCAAGTTGGCGCAACGTGGCTGCAAGGTAACGGTTTTCCCCGCGCAAACATCCGCCGATGAAATTCTGGCAACGCAACCTGATGGCGTATTTCTCTCTAATGGCCCCGGCGACCCTGAACCCTGCGATTACGCCATTTCTGCAACCCAGTCCCTATTGAAAAGCAATATCCCGATCTTTGGCATCTGCCTGGGTCACCAATTATTGGGATTGGCTAGCGGCGCACGCACCGTAAAAATGAAATTTGGCCATCATGGCGCTAATCACCCGGTACAGGATATCGTCAGCGGGAAAGTTATCATTACCAGTCAGAATCATGGATTTTCAGTCGATGCTGATACGTTGCCCGCCACGGCACGTATCACGCATGTATCCCTGTTCGATGGCAGTTTGCAAGGCTTTGAGTTAATCGACAAGCCGGCGTTTTGTTTTCAGGGACACCCGGAAGCCAGCCCAGGTCCGCACGAGGCTGATTATCTGTTTGATAAATTCATCAATATGATGCAGCGTCATAAAAATAACCCCCAATAACCACTACCTGATACCACGTTAGAAAGCATGCCTAAACGTACCGACATTCAATCCATACTCATCATCGGCGCCGGCCCCATCATTATCGGCCAGGCCTGTGAGTTTGATTATTCCGGCGTGCAAGCCTGCAAGGCTTTGCGAGAGGAAGGTTATCGTATCATTCTGGTCAATTCCAATCCTGCCACCATCATGACTGATCCTGAAATGGCCGACGCCACGTATATCGAGCCCATTACCTGGAACATGATCGAAAAAATCATTGCAATTGAACGACCACAGGCTTTATTACCCACGATGGGTGGCCAGACTGCGCTGAATTGTGCGCTGGATCTGGTCAAGCACGGTGTATTGGAAAAATATGATGTTGAACTGATCGGCGCTTCGCGTGAAGCCATTGATATGGCAGAAGATCGCGAAAAATTCAAGCAAGCCATGACTCGCATCGGCTTAGGCTCCGCCCGCTCTGCGGTGGCGCACAGTATGGAAGAGGCGTTGCAAGTTCAGGCTATGCTGGGTTATCCAGCGATTATTCGCCCTTCCTTCACCATGGGTGGCAGTGGCGGCGGCATTGCCTATAATCGAGAAGAATTTCTCGATATCTGCGAACGTGGGTTGAAAACCTCCCCTACCAAGGAATTACTGATCGAAGAATCCGTGATCGGCTGGAAAGAGTTTGAAATGGAAGTAGTACGGGACAAGAACGATAATTGCATTATTGTCTGCTCCATTGAAAACATCGACCCGATGGGTGTGCATACCGGTGACTCGATTACAGTAGCGCCCGCACAAACACTGACGGATAAAGAATATCAATTGATGCGCAATGCTTCGATTGCAGTATTGCGTGAAATTGGCGTCGAAACCGGTGGTTCCAATGTGCAGTTTGCCATCAATCCTGACAATGGTCGCATGCTGGTAATAGAGATGAATCCACGGGTTTCACGTTCTTCCGCCTTGGCATCTAAAGCAACCGGGTTTCCGATCGCCAAAATCGCAGCCAAGCTCGCGGTTGGCTATACTCTGAACGAGTTGGGTAATGACATTACTGGGGGAATTACACCCGCCTCGTTTGAACCGACGATTGATTACGTGGTTACCAAAGTACCACGCTTTGCTTTTGAGAAATTCCCACAAACCAATGATCGCCTGACAACACAAATGAAATCCGTCGGTGAAGTCATGGCAATCGGCCGAACATTCCAGGAATCCCTACAAAAAGCCTTACGCGGACTGGAAACCGGTGTTGACGGATTAGATGAAAAAACCGACAACCTGGAAACCATCCAAACTGAGCTGGCCAACCCTGGCCCAGAACGAATCTGGTATGTCGCCGATGCTTTTCGTCAAAATCTTTCACTGGAAGAAATTCATCAGTTGACGCATATCGATATTTGGTTTCTGGCACAAATCGAAGACCTGATTAAACAAGAGCAAGCATTGACAAAAATTCAGCTGGAAACACTCGATAAACAGGCGTTACGTAAACTAAAGCGCAGCGGTTTTTCCGATCGGCGATTGGCAAAATTACTCTGCACTGATCAAACCGCAGTTCGTAAACAACGGCATCAGTTTAATTTGCATCCGGTCTACAAACGCGTTGATACTTGTGCGGCCGAATTTGCTACCAGTACAGCTTATCTGTACTCAACCTACGAGGATGAATGCGAATCTTACCCCACGGATAAAAAGAAAATTATGGTCTTGGGTGGCGGCCCTAATCGTATCGGCCAGGGGATAGAATTTGATTATTGTTGCGTTCACGCCGCCTTAGCGTTACGAGAGGACGGATTTGAAACCATCATGGTTAACTGTAATCCGGAGACCGTCTCAACCGATTATGACACCTCAGATCGATTATATTTTGAACCACTGACATTAGAAGATGTACTCGAGATCGTCGCCGTGGAAAAACCTGATGGCGTAATTGTACAGTATGGCGGGCAAACGCCTCTTAAGCTCGCCCGCGACCTGGAAGCCAATGGCGTACCGATTATTGGCACCAGCCCGGACATGATCGATTGCGCCGAAGATCGCGAGCGCTTTCAGAAAATGCTCCAGCAATTAGGTTTAATCCAACCCCCTAACCGCACCGTACGCAATCCCGAAGCGGCTCTGATCGCCGCGGAAGAAATTGGCTATCCATTAGTGGTACGACCCAGTTATGTATTAGGCGGACGCGCTATGGAAATCGTGCATGAGCGAGCCGATCTGGAACGCTATATGCGTGAAGCCGTTAAAGTTTCCAATGACTCACCGGTATTGTTAGATCATTTTCTCACGCACGCTACCGAGGTCGATGTCGATGCGATTTGTGACGGCGAAACAGTTCTTATTGGCGGCATCATGGAACATATTGAACAGGCAGGCGTACATTCCGGTGATTCTGCGTGTTCGCTGCCAACATTTAATTTACAACCTGAGATACTGGATGAGTTACGTCGGCAAACTGCTGAAATGGCACGCATGCTAAATGTCGTTGGACTGATGAATGTACAATTTGCGATTCAAGATGATACGGTTTATGTACTTGAAGTCAATCCCCGGGCCTCGCGTACTGTACCTTTCATTTCCAAAGCAACCGGCATTCAACTCGCCAAAATTTCGGCACGCTGTATGACGGGAAAATCTTTAATCGAGCAAAATGTTACCCAAGAAGTGATTCCGTCTTATTATTCTGTCAAAGAAGCTGTTTTTCCCTTTATAAAACTTCCCGGTGTTGATACGATATTAGGTCCGGAAATGAAGTCTACCGGAGAAGTAATGGGTATGGGATCCACTTTTGCGGAAGCTTTTGTTAAATCCCAATTAGCAACCGATGTTCGCCTGCCTGCTTCCGGAAAAATTTTTATTAGCGTGCGGCGCTCGGATAAATTGCATGCGGTCGAAATCGCACGCAACCTTGCAGAACTCGGCTTCACGCTTTATGCGACGCGAGGCACTGCTGCTGCCATTACAGAAGCTGGAATAGAGGTGATTATCATCAATAAGGTTGCTGAGGGGCGACCGCACATTGTTGACATGATTAAAAATGGTGAAATCAGTTTGATCATTAACACTGTAAAAAATCAGCGTAGTGCAATACGGGATTCATATTCAATTCGCCATGCTGCACTCCAGGCGAAAGTAACTTACTATACAACTTTAGCCGGTGCACGTGCTGCCTGTGTAGGCATCACTAACAAACGTGAATTGCAGGTTTATAATCTGCAGAAATTGCATATACAACTCCAAGCGTAGATGAAATTGGATTCGACTTTTTGAAACAGGATAAAAATGAAAGGTAAAAAATTACAATGAGTACTATTCCGTTAACCGTGGCTGGAGCTGAAGCATTGCGTAAAGAATTGCATGATATGAAAACGATTCACCGCCCTGCCGTTATTGCCGCAATTGCAGAAGCACGTGCTCATGGCGACCTTTCAGAAAATGCTGAATATGATGCTGCCAAGGAAAAACAGGGATTTATTGAAGGGCGCATCGCCGAACTGGAAAGTAAACTTTCTAGCGCACAGATCATTAATCCGGCTCTCATCAATGCGGATGGTGCTTGTGTTTTCGGTGCCACAGTTGAATTGGAAGATTTGCAAAGTAGCGAGGTGGTGACTTATCAAATCGTAGGAGATGATGAAGCTAACATTAAGGATGGAAAAATATCCATCAGCTCTCCCATTTCACGTGCACTTATTGGTAAATATGCAGGGGATATTGCAGAAGTTCATGCGCCTAGCGGTATTCGTGAATACGAAATATTGGATGTCAAATACATCTAAATGTTGCTATCAAATTTAGTTCTGGAAACTTCGCTTGGTGCGAAAAGGTGTTCTGGTCTTTTTTTGTGATGAACGCTCCTGCTGTTTTTCAGCCTCTTCTGGCCGAGGTCGATAAATAATAAAAATTTTACCAATATGCTGCACAGGTGCAGCATTTAACAGCTGGCATATCTTTTCAAACAATTCATTTCTGGCAATCCGATCATCTATCAATACCCTGATTTTAATCAATTCATGGCTTGAAAGCCCACGATTTAATTCTTCTATAACACTAGGGGATAATCCTGATTTTCCAATCATCACAACCGGATTCAACGCATGCGCTTGTGCCTTTAATTCACGCCGATGAGCAATAGTTAGTGTTAACATAAATTCTCTTAAAACGCATTATTCTACTTGATGAAACGGGCCAAAACCAGTAAAGCTTGGATGAAAGAGCATGTCAATGATTTTTTTGTCAAACAAGCAAAGAAAGAGGGATATCGTTCACGTGCTGCGTATAAGTTGCTTGAAATTACTGAAAAAGATCAAATCCTAAAACCAGGATTGACTGTTGTTGATTTAGGCGCAGCACCCGGCAGCTGGTCTCAAGTAGCCAGCCATAAAATAGGTCGCGGTGGCAAAGTTATTGCGGTTGATATTCTTGAGATGACGTCGTTACCCGGTGTAGAATTTATTCAAGGTGATTTTAGAGAAGAATATGTCATCGTTGAATTAAAAAAAAATTTAGGAAATGATCAACTCGATCTTGTCATTTCGGATATGTCACCCAATATGAGTGGAATCGTTATCAGCGACCAAGCCAGAAGTATGTATTTAGCAGAACTGGCGTTAGCTTTCTCAATGGAACAACTGAACTATGGCGGAAATTTTCTAGTCAAAGTTTTTCAAGGCAGGGATTTTGATCAATTCCTTTTCGATATGCGTGCTGGATTTAAAAACGTAATTATACGAAAACCTAAAGCATCGCGTGATCGCAGCAATGAATTGTATTTATTGGGGTTAGGGAAAAAATAATCAGTAAAATCGATCAGAAATGAATGGATCCCCCCAGTGATTACAATAAAAGTTAGTAGTAGGATGAGAATCCG encodes:
- a CDS encoding integrin alpha, with translation MLQQIYPVSIGNNGFRLDGVLGGSYSSFSVNRAGNINGNEFDDVIAGVPGTDPNGNSWGSSYVIFGRAAAKSIKYIFKVRLEMIILLAPKLQSASVARQAMAG
- the carB gene encoding carbamoyl-phosphate synthase large subunit; this translates as MPKRTDIQSILIIGAGPIIIGQACEFDYSGVQACKALREEGYRIILVNSNPATIMTDPEMADATYIEPITWNMIEKIIAIERPQALLPTMGGQTALNCALDLVKHGVLEKYDVELIGASREAIDMAEDREKFKQAMTRIGLGSARSAVAHSMEEALQVQAMLGYPAIIRPSFTMGGSGGGIAYNREEFLDICERGLKTSPTKELLIEESVIGWKEFEMEVVRDKNDNCIIVCSIENIDPMGVHTGDSITVAPAQTLTDKEYQLMRNASIAVLREIGVETGGSNVQFAINPDNGRMLVIEMNPRVSRSSALASKATGFPIAKIAAKLAVGYTLNELGNDITGGITPASFEPTIDYVVTKVPRFAFEKFPQTNDRLTTQMKSVGEVMAIGRTFQESLQKALRGLETGVDGLDEKTDNLETIQTELANPGPERIWYVADAFRQNLSLEEIHQLTHIDIWFLAQIEDLIKQEQALTKIQLETLDKQALRKLKRSGFSDRRLAKLLCTDQTAVRKQRHQFNLHPVYKRVDTCAAEFATSTAYLYSTYEDECESYPTDKKKIMVLGGGPNRIGQGIEFDYCCVHAALALREDGFETIMVNCNPETVSTDYDTSDRLYFEPLTLEDVLEIVAVEKPDGVIVQYGGQTPLKLARDLEANGVPIIGTSPDMIDCAEDRERFQKMLQQLGLIQPPNRTVRNPEAALIAAEEIGYPLVVRPSYVLGGRAMEIVHERADLERYMREAVKVSNDSPVLLDHFLTHATEVDVDAICDGETVLIGGIMEHIEQAGVHSGDSACSLPTFNLQPEILDELRRQTAEMARMLNVVGLMNVQFAIQDDTVYVLEVNPRASRTVPFISKATGIQLAKISARCMTGKSLIEQNVTQEVIPSYYSVKEAVFPFIKLPGVDTILGPEMKSTGEVMGMGSTFAEAFVKSQLATDVRLPASGKIFISVRRSDKLHAVEIARNLAELGFTLYATRGTAAAITEAGIEVIIINKVAEGRPHIVDMIKNGEISLIINTVKNQRSAIRDSYSIRHAALQAKVTYYTTLAGARAACVGITNKRELQVYNLQKLHIQLQA
- the greA gene encoding transcription elongation factor GreA: MSTIPLTVAGAEALRKELHDMKTIHRPAVIAAIAEARAHGDLSENAEYDAAKEKQGFIEGRIAELESKLSSAQIINPALINADGACVFGATVELEDLQSSEVVTYQIVGDDEANIKDGKISISSPISRALIGKYAGDIAEVHAPSGIREYEILDVKYI
- a CDS encoding YhbY family RNA-binding protein, which encodes MLTLTIAHRRELKAQAHALNPVVMIGKSGLSPSVIEELNRGLSSHELIKIRVLIDDRIARNELFEKICQLLNAAPVQHIGKIFIIYRPRPEEAEKQQERSSQKKTRTPFRTKRSFQN
- the carA gene encoding glutamine-hydrolyzing carbamoyl-phosphate synthase small subunit, whose product is MSQRPHAILALADGTIFRGVSIGIDGIKAGEVAFNTAITGYQEILTDPSYCQQIITLTYPHIGNTGINPEDFESGNVNKVHAAGLVIRDLPLMASSFRKTHNLSEFLHEQGVVAIAEIDTRKLTRILREKGAQSGCIMTGEIDEEKALQTAREFPGLSGMDLAKVVSCHQSYTWTEGEWSLESGFQTPENFQFHVAAFDFGIKRTILRKLAQRGCKVTVFPAQTSADEILATQPDGVFLSNGPGDPEPCDYAISATQSLLKSNIPIFGICLGHQLLGLASGARTVKMKFGHHGANHPVQDIVSGKVIITSQNHGFSVDADTLPATARITHVSLFDGSLQGFELIDKPAFCFQGHPEASPGPHEADYLFDKFINMMQRHKNNPQ
- a CDS encoding RlmE family RNA methyltransferase, whose product is MKRAKTSKAWMKEHVNDFFVKQAKKEGYRSRAAYKLLEITEKDQILKPGLTVVDLGAAPGSWSQVASHKIGRGGKVIAVDILEMTSLPGVEFIQGDFREEYVIVELKKNLGNDQLDLVISDMSPNMSGIVISDQARSMYLAELALAFSMEQLNYGGNFLVKVFQGRDFDQFLFDMRAGFKNVIIRKPKASRDRSNELYLLGLGKK